Proteins co-encoded in one Aerococcaceae bacterium DSM 111021 genomic window:
- the mscL gene encoding large conductance mechanosensitive channel protein MscL codes for MWKEFKGFIANDSIVTMATGIIMGTAFTAIVNSLVNDIFMPLIVAITGQADVSGVAITIGSTELAVGLFLQAVINFILVALFLYLTLKALEKVQKKKIVAPDEAPSGPSETELLEEILVELRKK; via the coding sequence ATGTGGAAAGAGTTTAAAGGTTTTATTGCAAACGACAGCATTGTAACTATGGCAACTGGTATTATTATGGGTACAGCATTTACAGCAATCGTTAATTCATTAGTAAATGATATTTTCATGCCTCTTATTGTAGCAATCACAGGACAAGCTGATGTATCGGGTGTAGCAATTACAATTGGTAGCACTGAATTAGCTGTAGGTTTATTCTTACAAGCAGTCATCAACTTTATCTTAGTTGCATTATTCTTATACTTAACACTTAAAGCTTTAGAAAAAGTTCAAAAGAAAAAAATCGTTGCTCCAGACGAAGCGCCATCTGGACCATCTGAAACTGAATTATTAGAAGAAATTTTAGTAGAATTACGTAAAAAATAA
- a CDS encoding YdcF family protein, whose amino-acid sequence MLLYGIAIVFLMLFLLSFVTNYSWLQPSALALYGMNSFLMGLILQSNWTPVFMFRYFLYIVSGFFIAAVPFVLLLIAVLAINKTVKQPSPKIFRTIFNLLLAFTLLIFVGATIWALLRLNDIQIQEIIGIYIYLSIYFVGTFLCYICLNFAISLWSRGKQATILLVLGSQLDDIDNVTNVLRRRLDKAVQVYYKQKSQTQSQVTIIVTGGPQHQSTYSEAEGMENYLIQKGIPAEDIILEPYAKNTDENFTNASALIKKHRLSGKVTVITSRFHLMRSNYIARQSRFKAYYQGAGTPIYLWPFSIIREYVAYILLTRELNYAFIILLIAQGLFEILN is encoded by the coding sequence GTGCTATTGTATGGAATTGCAATTGTATTTTTGATGCTATTTCTTCTCTCTTTTGTTACGAACTATTCTTGGCTTCAACCGTCTGCCTTGGCATTATACGGCATGAATAGTTTCTTGATGGGCTTAATCTTGCAAAGTAATTGGACGCCTGTCTTTATGTTTAGGTATTTCTTATATATTGTGAGTGGCTTCTTCATTGCGGCAGTACCTTTTGTCTTGTTGTTGATTGCTGTGTTAGCGATTAATAAGACGGTCAAGCAGCCTTCACCTAAGATATTTAGAACGATATTTAATCTACTGTTGGCTTTTACCTTATTAATCTTTGTAGGTGCAACGATTTGGGCTTTGTTGCGGTTGAATGATATTCAAATTCAAGAGATAATCGGGATTTATATTTATTTGTCGATTTACTTTGTGGGGACTTTCTTGTGTTATATTTGTTTGAATTTTGCGATTAGTTTGTGGTCCAGAGGCAAGCAGGCGACCATTTTGCTGGTCTTAGGGAGTCAGTTGGATGATATTGACAATGTCACGAATGTCTTGAGACGTCGCTTGGACAAAGCGGTTCAAGTGTACTACAAACAAAAAAGCCAGACACAATCCCAAGTGACGATTATCGTGACCGGTGGACCGCAACATCAGTCGACTTATTCTGAGGCTGAGGGAATGGAGAATTATTTAATTCAAAAAGGAATCCCAGCTGAAGATATTATATTAGAGCCTTATGCTAAGAATACAGACGAGAACTTTACAAACGCGAGTGCTCTTATTAAGAAGCACCGCTTATCAGGGAAAGTGACCGTCATAACAAGTCGTTTTCACTTAATGCGGTCGAATTATATCGCTCGTCAAAGTCGGTTCAAAGCATATTACCAAGGGGCGGGGACACCGATATATTTATGGCCATTTTCGATTATTCGTGAATATGTGGCGTATATCTTGCTTACACGCGAGTTGAATTATGCTTTTATTATATTATTAATTGCGCAAGGGCTGTTTGAGATTTTAAATTAA
- a CDS encoding GIY-YIG nuclease family protein, with protein MATKRAFYFYVLYCQDGTLYGGYTVDLANRLATHNEGKGAKYTRVRKRLPVRMIYAERWDTKSRAMSAEAKFKRLTRPQKERYLKEHGQSDVNSQQLVLVNKFTDEVSVNNEQIEEHDKGATT; from the coding sequence ATGGCAACTAAGCGGGCTTTCTACTTTTATGTATTGTATTGTCAAGATGGTACCTTGTATGGGGGGTATACGGTTGATTTAGCGAATCGCTTAGCGACACATAATGAAGGTAAAGGGGCTAAGTACACGCGGGTTCGTAAGCGGCTTCCTGTTCGAATGATTTATGCTGAGCGTTGGGATACGAAATCACGCGCGATGAGTGCTGAGGCGAAGTTCAAGCGCCTGACTCGACCACAGAAGGAAAGATATTTAAAAGAACACGGACAAAGCGACGTTAACAGCCAACAATTAGTGTTAGTGAATAAATTTACTGACGAAGTAAGTGTTAACAATGAGCAAATAGAGGAGCATGATAAAGGTGCAACAACATAG
- the rsmI gene encoding 16S rRNA (cytidine(1402)-2'-O)-methyltransferase produces the protein MIKVQQHSFQQQEAGILYLVPTPIGNLEDMTFRAVNILKDADIVLAEDTRNTIKLLNHFDIQANLRSFHEHSRSNEVTAWVKELQDGKMIALVSDAGMPLINDPGQPLVQACLEEELSVVALPGANAALTALVASGLPSEQFTYYGFFPRGKSDQKAALEIVGQRDETAIFYESPYRIKQAVAQIVTHLGEDTRVVIGRELTKRYEEYIRGSASEVSNDVQGRELKGECVLLIEGGTLEASQEEAVSALPYKEHVELIMSTKGIQAKDAIKEVAKIREVKKQIVYNDYHDLT, from the coding sequence ATGATAAAGGTGCAACAACATAGTTTCCAACAACAAGAAGCAGGTATATTATATTTAGTTCCAACGCCTATTGGTAATTTGGAAGATATGACCTTTAGAGCAGTGAATATCTTAAAGGATGCCGATATCGTCTTAGCTGAAGATACGCGAAATACGATTAAGTTACTGAATCACTTTGATATTCAAGCGAACTTACGTAGTTTTCATGAACATTCACGTAGTAATGAAGTGACGGCTTGGGTTAAGGAATTGCAGGACGGCAAGATGATTGCTTTAGTGAGTGACGCGGGAATGCCTTTAATCAATGATCCGGGTCAACCTTTAGTTCAAGCATGTCTTGAAGAAGAGTTGTCGGTTGTAGCTTTACCGGGAGCGAATGCGGCATTAACGGCATTAGTAGCATCTGGATTACCAAGTGAGCAGTTTACATATTACGGATTCTTCCCTCGAGGGAAATCAGACCAAAAAGCAGCGCTTGAGATTGTAGGGCAACGTGATGAGACTGCGATTTTTTATGAGTCGCCGTATCGTATCAAACAAGCTGTTGCTCAAATTGTCACTCATTTAGGTGAGGACACGCGAGTGGTCATTGGGCGTGAATTGACTAAGCGGTATGAGGAATATATTCGCGGGAGTGCAAGTGAAGTGAGTAACGATGTTCAAGGGCGTGAGCTTAAAGGCGAGTGTGTTTTGTTAATTGAAGGTGGCACACTAGAAGCTTCCCAAGAAGAGGCGGTGTCTGCTTTGCCTTATAAGGAACACGTAGAGTTAATTATGTCGACTAAAGGGATTCAGGCGAAAGATGCGATTAAAGAAGTAGCCAAAATTCGTGAAGTGAAAAAACAAATTGTATATAATGATTATCATGACTTAACATAG
- a CDS encoding helix-turn-helix transcriptional regulator translates to MILADKIIHLRKKHHMTQEDLAERLNVSRQSVSKWEGAQSTPDLNKILKLSKVFGVTTDYLLNDEHVSDEIEEVELPDEEWVSVSLETANQYLEDQAEFAHRIGLAVVFLISSAIPIVVLTAPAIQNMIPENVGQALGLGLLFLLVAIGVGLLIFASMRMHSYEFLDDQPFELEFGVRGFLEKEKETYHPVYTRQLAFGVALIITSVIPLVVINLAFQRFAEANNGYIIGIFLAIVSLAIYMLITSGIFWGSFSTLLESQNQKGDGDEMEDRLAGIYWPLITALFLGYSFITQDWGRSWIVWPVASMIFAAISGLFNFNNQNRE, encoded by the coding sequence ATGATTCTAGCAGACAAAATTATCCACTTGCGAAAGAAACATCACATGACGCAAGAGGACTTAGCAGAAAGATTGAATGTCAGTCGCCAATCAGTGTCCAAATGGGAAGGGGCACAATCGACACCAGATCTGAATAAAATCCTTAAACTCTCTAAAGTATTTGGAGTCACAACGGATTATCTTTTGAATGATGAGCATGTTAGTGATGAGATTGAAGAGGTTGAGTTGCCTGATGAAGAATGGGTATCTGTATCCCTTGAAACGGCAAATCAGTATTTAGAAGATCAGGCAGAATTTGCTCATCGTATTGGTTTGGCAGTCGTATTCTTAATTAGTAGTGCGATTCCCATTGTTGTTCTAACAGCACCAGCCATTCAAAATATGATTCCAGAGAATGTAGGTCAAGCATTAGGTCTGGGCTTATTATTCTTATTGGTAGCAATAGGAGTCGGGTTACTAATCTTTGCGTCGATGAGAATGCATAGTTATGAGTTTTTAGATGATCAGCCGTTTGAGTTGGAATTCGGCGTGAGAGGCTTTTTAGAGAAAGAAAAAGAGACGTACCATCCAGTTTATACGCGTCAGTTAGCCTTTGGCGTTGCCTTAATTATTACGAGTGTGATTCCTTTAGTTGTCATTAATTTAGCTTTTCAACGTTTTGCGGAAGCAAATAATGGCTATATTATCGGTATCTTTCTGGCGATTGTCTCCCTAGCAATTTACATGTTGATAACTTCTGGAATTTTTTGGGGAAGTTTCTCTACGTTACTAGAGAGCCAAAATCAAAAGGGTGACGGCGATGAGATGGAAGACAGACTCGCAGGCATATATTGGCCTTTAATAACAGCTCTATTCCTTGGATATAGCTTTATCACACAAGATTGGGGTCGTAGTTGGATTGTGTGGCCAGTTGCGAGTATGATTTTTGCAGCGATATCAGGATTATTCAACTTTAATAATCAAAATAGAGAGTAA
- a CDS encoding folate family ECF transporter S component: MNRKIDASRNFAPRKISTSQLTLMAIMVAARIVLSFIPSLNFGNLVEVGVGFVGTAFSGILFGPVFSLLVSIVNDLITFFISGSGFFFPGFTISAGVGGWLYGWILWRKPITWQRIFIAVLLVTLIVNLGMNSIWIRMMYGRAWAAFMPMRIVKNLISLPINTIILTFLFKSPAIEKLIKKYQF; this comes from the coding sequence ATGAATAGAAAGATTGATGCAAGTCGCAACTTTGCACCAAGGAAAATTTCAACTTCGCAACTGACTTTGATGGCTATAATGGTTGCTGCACGAATTGTCTTAAGTTTTATACCGTCACTTAATTTTGGTAACTTAGTTGAAGTGGGCGTTGGCTTTGTGGGAACAGCATTTAGTGGGATTTTATTTGGTCCAGTCTTTAGTTTATTAGTATCAATAGTTAATGATTTAATCACTTTCTTTATAAGTGGAAGTGGATTCTTTTTCCCTGGCTTCACGATTAGTGCGGGAGTTGGAGGATGGCTCTACGGTTGGATTCTATGGCGCAAACCAATTACATGGCAGCGCATTTTTATTGCCGTACTGCTTGTAACATTGATTGTGAATTTAGGAATGAATTCAATTTGGATTCGTATGATGTACGGTCGTGCGTGGGCTGCTTTTATGCCGATGCGTATTGTAAAAAACCTGATTTCATTACCAATCAACACAATCATATTAACATTCTTATTCAAGTCGCCCGCTATTGAAAAATTAATCAAGAAATATCAATTCTAA
- a CDS encoding tRNA1(Val) (adenine(37)-N6)-methyltransferase, with product MNVQNKSQLVHSTERVDSFLEGKLGIIQSPEYFTLSVDALLLADFIKLPKRNNFKYLDFCSGNGVIPLLLSYRTEAPLQGIELQEPLVDMARRSAKWNDKEKQISFLQGDINEIVYTPGDLYDVISCNPPYFLVDDTDATHQLTSHALARHELTLTLDQWVKKASQIMRQKGKLFIVHRPSRLDDLMETLLAYHFSIHRIQFIHPKKDLDANGVLIEAIYRGGRRGVKIEPPIIVHGDNGDYTDALKAIYNGN from the coding sequence ATGAATGTTCAAAATAAATCACAACTCGTTCATTCAACCGAACGAGTTGATTCATTTTTAGAAGGTAAATTAGGTATTATCCAAAGTCCAGAGTATTTCACTTTGTCAGTGGATGCATTGTTGTTGGCGGATTTTATTAAATTACCTAAACGGAATAACTTTAAGTATCTTGATTTTTGTAGCGGAAATGGTGTGATTCCACTACTCTTGTCTTATAGGACAGAGGCGCCGTTACAAGGGATTGAGTTGCAAGAACCCTTAGTAGATATGGCTAGGCGAAGTGCCAAGTGGAATGATAAAGAGAAGCAAATCTCGTTTCTACAAGGTGATATTAATGAGATTGTCTATACGCCTGGGGATTTGTATGACGTGATTAGTTGTAACCCACCGTATTTTTTAGTGGATGATACGGATGCGACGCATCAGTTAACAAGTCATGCTTTAGCACGTCATGAACTGACTTTGACTTTGGACCAATGGGTTAAAAAAGCGAGTCAAATTATGCGTCAAAAAGGGAAACTCTTTATTGTTCATCGTCCAAGTCGGTTGGATGATTTGATGGAGACATTATTAGCATATCACTTTAGCATTCATCGGATTCAGTTTATTCATCCTAAAAAGGATCTGGATGCTAATGGTGTGTTAATTGAAGCCATCTACCGCGGAGGGCGTCGAGGTGTGAAGATTGAACCACCAATTATTGTTCATGGGGATAATGGTGACTACACGGATGCACTGAAGGCGATATATAATGGCAACTAA
- a CDS encoding YbaB/EbfC family nucleoid-associated protein, which yields MGNMGNMQGMMQKMQKMQKDMEKEQKSIETTIFEASDNNNLVNVKVTGTKQIVELDIKEALVDPEDIEMLQDLVIVTVNDALAQVDKATEERLGKYTQGLNLPF from the coding sequence ATGGGTAATATGGGAAATATGCAAGGTATGATGCAAAAGATGCAGAAAATGCAAAAAGATATGGAAAAAGAGCAAAAATCAATTGAAACAACAATCTTTGAGGCATCAGACAATAACAATTTAGTAAATGTAAAAGTAACAGGAACAAAGCAAATTGTTGAATTAGATATTAAAGAAGCTTTAGTAGATCCAGAAGATATTGAAATGTTACAAGACTTAGTAATTGTAACTGTGAACGATGCTTTAGCGCAGGTTGATAAAGCGACTGAAGAGCGTTTAGGGAAATATACACAAGGATTAAACTTACCGTTTTAA
- a CDS encoding DUF972 family protein, whose translation MEDKNNYLEMFDEAETHLLQLSDTVAQLREVIDNLVEENNKLRMSNNDLKSLLIKTQTDTHEEDSEGETGSQTSSGRDSLLGFYNEGIHVCHEFFGSRRSSNEQCLFCQEILERLENRS comes from the coding sequence ATGGAAGACAAAAATAATTACTTAGAGATGTTTGATGAAGCAGAGACGCATTTGCTTCAGTTAAGTGATACGGTGGCACAGCTGCGAGAAGTTATTGATAACTTAGTAGAAGAGAATAACAAATTGCGTATGAGCAATAATGATTTAAAAAGTTTGTTAATTAAGACTCAAACAGATACTCACGAAGAGGATTCTGAAGGGGAGACTGGGAGTCAGACAAGTAGCGGTCGGGACAGTCTTTTAGGTTTTTACAATGAAGGGATTCATGTTTGTCATGAATTCTTTGGATCACGTCGTTCTTCCAATGAGCAGTGTCTGTTCTGCCAAGAAATTCTCGAGCGTTTAGAAAATCGTTCATAA
- a CDS encoding FAD-binding oxidoreductase, with the protein MVQQIAIIGGGIVGSTAAYYLTRAGYKVTVFDKDEGQATRASAGIICPWFSLRRNKPWYFLVSKGAEFYHQFMQDLKDDGYDTDAIYQIDGAVMIRNTDKRVQKDLDQAAEKRLASPSIGDVHKISAEEVSDFLPLIESQKPATWVQGGGRVHGDALIDTLHQAIKDLGGEIINENAQLKQKGGDIVISTSTIVSQQFDRLLLSPGPGLPALLEPLGYKVDIQAQKGQLFVIKNKDWVNKHWPVIMPTGQGDIIPFNNGEIIIGATHENEQGNNLDVDLSVLNDLRDEASQWMPSLKDYDIVESKVGTRAHTSDFSVLVGAVPDLDNVWAISGLGSSGLTSGPFLGYQWAQLIQNNSWEIDNNSFPIENYISAETST; encoded by the coding sequence ATGGTACAACAAATAGCAATTATCGGCGGAGGGATTGTCGGATCAACTGCCGCTTATTATCTAACTCGAGCAGGATATAAGGTAACAGTCTTTGATAAAGATGAGGGCCAAGCAACACGTGCCTCAGCTGGAATTATCTGTCCTTGGTTTTCTTTGCGCCGCAATAAGCCATGGTACTTCCTAGTATCAAAGGGAGCGGAATTTTATCATCAATTCATGCAAGATTTAAAAGACGATGGCTACGATACGGACGCCATCTATCAAATTGACGGTGCTGTAATGATTCGCAACACAGACAAACGCGTCCAAAAAGATCTCGATCAAGCCGCTGAAAAGCGTCTGGCATCCCCTTCTATTGGCGACGTCCACAAAATATCTGCAGAAGAAGTTTCGGATTTTTTACCTTTAATTGAATCTCAAAAACCAGCAACGTGGGTTCAAGGTGGGGGACGTGTCCATGGGGACGCTTTAATTGATACGCTTCATCAAGCAATAAAAGACTTAGGTGGGGAAATTATCAATGAAAATGCACAGTTAAAGCAAAAAGGTGGGGATATCGTCATATCAACATCAACAATCGTTTCTCAACAATTCGACCGATTGCTCCTTTCACCTGGTCCTGGTTTACCCGCTTTATTAGAACCACTTGGTTACAAGGTCGACATTCAAGCGCAAAAAGGCCAACTTTTCGTCATCAAAAACAAAGATTGGGTTAATAAGCATTGGCCGGTCATTATGCCAACCGGGCAAGGTGACATCATTCCTTTTAATAATGGGGAAATTATTATCGGTGCTACTCATGAAAATGAGCAAGGCAATAATTTGGACGTAGATTTATCGGTGCTGAATGACTTACGTGATGAAGCAAGTCAATGGATGCCTAGCTTAAAAGATTATGACATCGTTGAATCTAAAGTCGGAACACGAGCGCATACCTCTGACTTTTCTGTTTTAGTCGGTGCTGTTCCCGACTTAGATAACGTCTGGGCAATTAGTGGTTTAGGCTCATCAGGTCTAACAAGTGGTCCTTTTCTAGGATACCAATGGGCTCAACTTATTCAGAATAATTCGTGGGAAATTGACAACAACTCTTTCCCAATAGAAAATTACATCAGTGCTGAAACCTCTACATAA
- a CDS encoding dTMP kinase produces MTKGKFISLEGPDGSGKTSVVRELKKMLEAKGYDVLTTREPGGSPIAERIREVILDVDNTAMDARTEALLFAASRRQHLIETVLPAIERGQIVITDRFVDSSIAYQGIARGIPVEEIWAINKFGIEDHMPELTLLVDVPAEVGLERIYKARGQRQFDRLDQESIDFHQMVREAFLNFERENDRIVLVNGNQSVQEVAKECLSVLKDKELIE; encoded by the coding sequence ATGACTAAAGGGAAATTTATCTCACTTGAAGGACCTGATGGATCAGGTAAGACAAGTGTAGTACGAGAGTTAAAAAAAATGTTAGAAGCAAAAGGCTACGATGTTCTTACAACAAGAGAACCGGGCGGGAGTCCAATTGCTGAACGCATTCGTGAAGTGATTTTGGATGTAGATAACACAGCCATGGATGCACGTACGGAAGCATTGTTATTCGCGGCAAGTCGCCGTCAGCATCTAATCGAGACAGTTTTACCAGCGATAGAACGTGGTCAGATTGTTATTACTGATCGATTTGTGGATAGCTCGATCGCATACCAAGGGATTGCGCGAGGCATTCCTGTTGAAGAGATTTGGGCGATTAACAAATTCGGGATTGAAGACCATATGCCTGAATTAACATTGTTGGTAGATGTTCCAGCGGAAGTTGGTTTAGAGCGCATCTACAAAGCGCGAGGCCAGAGACAATTTGACCGTTTAGATCAAGAGAGTATTGACTTTCACCAAATGGTACGCGAAGCTTTCTTGAATTTTGAGAGAGAGAATGATCGTATCGTATTAGTGAATGGTAATCAAAGCGTTCAAGAAGTTGCTAAAGAGTGTTTATCCGTTTTAAAAGACAAGGAACTTATAGAATAA
- a CDS encoding DNA-3-methyladenine glycosylase I, with product MAESKRCEWIAGKPDYYVEYHDHIWGVPEHEDQLLYQWLILESFHVGLSWQLVLSKKENFLNAFDHFDYQKVANYGEEDIERLANDAGIIRHKGKIKAAIANAQAFIKVQEEFGSFDHYIWGFVDGKQVLSLSNERPTQSALSDAVTKDMKKRGFKFIGSVTIYSYLQAIGIINDHDLDCTFR from the coding sequence GTGGCAGAGAGTAAACGATGTGAGTGGATTGCTGGTAAACCTGATTATTACGTTGAATACCATGATCATATCTGGGGTGTACCGGAGCATGAGGACCAATTGTTATATCAATGGTTGATATTAGAAAGCTTTCATGTAGGCTTGTCTTGGCAACTTGTTCTCTCAAAAAAAGAAAACTTCTTAAACGCCTTTGATCACTTTGACTACCAGAAAGTGGCAAATTATGGAGAGGAAGATATCGAACGCTTGGCGAATGATGCCGGTATTATTCGGCATAAAGGAAAAATAAAAGCAGCTATTGCGAACGCACAGGCTTTTATAAAAGTACAAGAGGAGTTCGGTTCATTTGATCATTATATTTGGGGCTTTGTGGATGGTAAGCAAGTGTTGAGTTTATCGAATGAGCGACCAACACAAAGTGCGTTAAGTGATGCGGTAACTAAAGATATGAAAAAGCGAGGCTTTAAATTTATCGGAAGTGTGACAATTTACTCATACCTTCAAGCGATTGGTATTATTAATGACCATGACTTAGATTGTACCTTTCGTTAA
- the recR gene encoding recombination protein RecR: MQYPAPIAKLINSFTKLPGIGAKSAARHAFYVLDMNETDVLEFAQNLINAKRDLTHCSICGNITDSDPCIVCTDESRDRSQVLVVEDTRDVMSMERMQEFRGLYHVLGGVLSPMEGTGPEDLNIPSLIKRLEDETIKEVIIATNATAEGEATAMYLSRLIKPAGIKVTRLAHGLSVGSDIEYADEMTLFRAIEGRREL; the protein is encoded by the coding sequence ATGCAATATCCCGCGCCAATTGCGAAGTTGATTAATTCGTTTACAAAATTACCAGGTATTGGAGCAAAATCAGCTGCAAGACATGCTTTCTATGTGCTTGATATGAACGAGACAGATGTTTTGGAGTTCGCACAAAATTTAATTAATGCGAAACGCGATTTGACACATTGCAGTATTTGCGGGAATATTACTGATTCTGATCCGTGTATTGTTTGTACGGATGAGAGTCGTGACCGTAGTCAAGTGCTTGTTGTTGAAGATACACGAGATGTTATGTCAATGGAGCGAATGCAAGAGTTCAGAGGATTGTATCATGTGTTAGGTGGCGTGTTGTCACCAATGGAGGGTACAGGACCGGAGGATTTAAACATTCCAAGTTTAATTAAGCGACTTGAAGATGAGACGATTAAAGAAGTGATTATAGCGACAAATGCGACGGCTGAAGGTGAAGCAACTGCCATGTATTTATCTCGTTTAATCAAACCTGCTGGAATCAAAGTAACACGCCTTGCTCACGGTTTATCTGTTGGTAGTGATATTGAATATGCAGATGAAATGACTTTGTTTAGAGCCATTGAAGGGCGACGCGAGTTATAA
- a CDS encoding cyclic-di-AMP receptor codes for MKLVIAIVQDQDEAVLGNAFREANISATKLSSTGGFLKHGNTTFLVGVEDDNVDNVMDIIRECSQQREQVVAYPANLDMNLEVATSFPMKVEVGGAIVFVLPIDSFYRF; via the coding sequence ATGAAATTAGTCATTGCAATTGTACAAGACCAAGATGAAGCTGTATTAGGGAATGCGTTTCGTGAGGCCAACATCTCGGCTACTAAGTTAAGTAGTACGGGGGGATTTTTAAAGCATGGGAATACGACATTTTTAGTCGGGGTTGAAGATGATAATGTGGACAATGTGATGGATATTATTCGCGAATGTTCACAACAACGTGAACAAGTTGTCGCTTACCCAGCGAACTTAGATATGAACTTAGAAGTAGCAACGTCATTTCCGATGAAGGTTGAAGTAGGTGGCGCGATTGTGTTCGTATTACCAATTGATAGCTTCTACCGATTCTAG
- a CDS encoding ECF transporter S component, which translates to MATYSALIVLAIYMIRIPMPSAISNTFVHPGNALVILAVLFMGFKKGAISALLGLAIFDITSGYLPVVWLTLLENFIVLLVVEGLYRYVFDYDNRMRNIITIGIIGAITKIVVIFCKYILQQLILGSVMGAAVASAITAMPASMFTGLITAVLVPLLYWPIKPVFDRFR; encoded by the coding sequence ATGGCGACGTATTCAGCCTTAATTGTATTGGCAATTTATATGATTCGAATACCAATGCCCTCGGCAATTAGCAACACGTTTGTTCACCCAGGGAATGCACTTGTTATTTTAGCGGTATTATTTATGGGTTTTAAAAAAGGAGCGATATCCGCTTTACTAGGACTTGCTATCTTTGATATTACATCGGGTTATTTACCCGTTGTTTGGTTGACGCTACTTGAGAATTTCATTGTCTTGTTAGTTGTCGAAGGTCTATACCGTTATGTGTTTGACTACGATAACCGCATGAGAAATATTATAACCATTGGTATCATAGGCGCGATTACGAAAATTGTTGTGATATTTTGTAAATATATCTTACAACAGCTTATTCTCGGATCGGTCATGGGCGCAGCGGTAGCGAGTGCAATCACAGCTATGCCAGCGTCAATGTTTACTGGCTTAATAACAGCAGTATTAGTACCGTTATTGTATTGGCCAATTAAACCGGTGTTTGATCGGTTTAGGTAA